One genomic region from Anguilla rostrata isolate EN2019 chromosome 2, ASM1855537v3, whole genome shotgun sequence encodes:
- the nt5c2b gene encoding cytosolic purine 5'-nucleotidase isoform X2, whose amino-acid sequence MEKIKCFGFDMDYTLAVYKSPEYESLGFELTVERLVSIGYPQELLNFVYDPAFPTRGMVFDTLHGNLLKVDAYGNILVCVHGFEFLRGPETRELYPNKFIQRDDTERFYILNTLFNLPETYLFACLVDFFSNCDRYASCETGFKDGDLFMSFKSMFQDVRDAVDWVHFKGTLKVKTVENLEKYVVKDGKLPLLLSRMNEVGKVFLATNSDYKYTDKIMTYLFDFPHGPKMGMAHRPWQSYFDLILVDARKPMFFGEGTVLRQVDTTTGRLKIGTYTGPLQHGIVYSGGSSDIVCDLLGAKGKDILYIGDHIFGDILKSKKRQGWRTFLVIPELAQELHVWTDKSSLFEELQSLDIFLAELYKHLDSSSNERPDISAIQRRVKKVTHDMDMCYGMMGSLFRSGSRQTLFASQVMRYADLYAASFINLLYYPFSYLFRAAHVLMPHESTVEHAHVDIIDTESPLATRNRHAMDCKDFDCKRNQLTRSVSEIKPPNLFPQTPQEITHCHDEDDDEEEEEEEEEEE is encoded by the exons TATATAAGTCCCCTGAGTATGAATCCCTGGGGTTTGAGCTGACAGTTGAGAGGCTGGTGTCCATCGGCTATCCTCAGGAGCTCCTCAACTTTGTCTACGACCCCGCCTTCCCCAccag GGGCATGGTGTTCGACACGCTGCATGGAAACCTGCTGAAGGTGGATGCTTATGGGAACATCCTGGTCTGTGTCCATGGGTTTGAGTTTCTACGTGG GCCTGAAACCAGAGAGCTCTATCCCAACAAGTTCATCCAGCGAGACGACACTGAGCGCTTTTACATCCTCAACACTCTCTTCAACCTGCCAG AGACCTACCTCTTTGCGTGCCTAGTCGACTTTTTCAGCAACTGTGATCGATATGCAAG ctGTGAAACAGGGTTTAAAGATGGAGACCTCTTCATGTCCTTCAAGAGCATGTTCCAGGACGTCCGAGACGCAGTGGACTGGGTCCACTTTAAG GGAACGTTAAAGGTGAAAACTGTAGAAAACCTGGAGAAGTACGTGGTGAAAGAT gGAAAACTGCCGCTCCTCCTCAGCAGAATGAACGAAGTGGGCAAGGTGTTCCTGGCCACCAACAGTGACTACAAGTACACAGAC AAAATCATGACATACCTTTTTGATTTTCCTCACGGACCAAAG ATGGGCATGGCTCATCGGCCGTGGCAGTCCTACTTCGACCTCATCCTGGTGGACGCGCGGAAGCCCATGTTTTTTGGGGAGGGCACAGTGCTCAGGCAGGTGGACACG ACGACGGGGAGGCTGAAGATCGGGACCTACACCGGACCCCTGCAGCACGGCATCGTGTACTCTGGAG GCTCCTCAGACATCGTGTGCGACCTGCTGGGGGCCAAGGGCAAGGACATCCTGTACATCGGGGACCACATCTTCGGGGACATCCTCAAGTCCAAGAAGCGGCAGGGCTGGAGGACCTTCCTGGTGATCCCAGAGCTGGCCCAGGAGCTGCACGTGTGGACTGACAAGAGct ccttaTTCGAGGAATTGCAAAGCCTGGACATTTTCTTGGCAGAGCTGTACAA gcatctggacagcagcagcaacgaGAGGCCGGACATCAGTGCGATTCAGAGACGCGTTAAG AAAGTGACGCACGACATGGACATGTGCTACGGCATGATGGGAAGCCTGTTCCGCAGCGGCTCGCGCCAGACGCTCTTCGCCTCGCAGGTGATGCGCTACGCGGACCTGTACGCCGCGTCCTTCATCAACCTGCTGTACTACCCCTTCAGCTACCTGTTCCGTGCCGCGCACGTGCTG ATGCCCCACGAGTCGACGGTGGAGCACGCGCACGTGGACATCATCGACACCGAGTCGCCCTTGGCGACGCGGAACCGCCACGCGATGGACTGCAAGGACTTCGACTGCAAGCGCAACCAGCTGACCCGCTCGGTCAGCGAGATAAAACCGCCCAACCTGTTCCCCCAGACCCCGCAGGAGATCACGCACTGCCACGACGAGGACgacgacgaggaggaggaggaggaggaggaggaggaggagtag
- the nt5c2b gene encoding cytosolic purine 5'-nucleotidase isoform X3 yields the protein MVFDTLHGNLLKVDAYGNILVCVHGFEFLRGPETRELYPNKFIQRDDTERFYILNTLFNLPETYLFACLVDFFSNCDRYASCETGFKDGDLFMSFKSMFQDVRDAVDWVHFKGTLKVKTVENLEKYVVKDGKLPLLLSRMNEVGKVFLATNSDYKYTDKIMTYLFDFPHGPKMGMAHRPWQSYFDLILVDARKPMFFGEGTVLRQVDTTTGRLKIGTYTGPLQHGIVYSGGSSDIVCDLLGAKGKDILYIGDHIFGDILKSKKRQGWRTFLVIPELAQELHVWTDKSSLFEELQSLDIFLAELYKHLDSSSNERPDISAIQRRVKKVTHDMDMCYGMMGSLFRSGSRQTLFASQVMRYADLYAASFINLLYYPFSYLFRAAHVLMPHESTVEHAHVDIIDTESPLATRNRHAMDCKDFDCKRNQLTRSVSEIKPPNLFPQTPQEITHCHDEDDDEEEEEEEEEEE from the exons ATGGTGTTCGACACGCTGCATGGAAACCTGCTGAAGGTGGATGCTTATGGGAACATCCTGGTCTGTGTCCATGGGTTTGAGTTTCTACGTGG GCCTGAAACCAGAGAGCTCTATCCCAACAAGTTCATCCAGCGAGACGACACTGAGCGCTTTTACATCCTCAACACTCTCTTCAACCTGCCAG AGACCTACCTCTTTGCGTGCCTAGTCGACTTTTTCAGCAACTGTGATCGATATGCAAG ctGTGAAACAGGGTTTAAAGATGGAGACCTCTTCATGTCCTTCAAGAGCATGTTCCAGGACGTCCGAGACGCAGTGGACTGGGTCCACTTTAAG GGAACGTTAAAGGTGAAAACTGTAGAAAACCTGGAGAAGTACGTGGTGAAAGAT gGAAAACTGCCGCTCCTCCTCAGCAGAATGAACGAAGTGGGCAAGGTGTTCCTGGCCACCAACAGTGACTACAAGTACACAGAC AAAATCATGACATACCTTTTTGATTTTCCTCACGGACCAAAG ATGGGCATGGCTCATCGGCCGTGGCAGTCCTACTTCGACCTCATCCTGGTGGACGCGCGGAAGCCCATGTTTTTTGGGGAGGGCACAGTGCTCAGGCAGGTGGACACG ACGACGGGGAGGCTGAAGATCGGGACCTACACCGGACCCCTGCAGCACGGCATCGTGTACTCTGGAG GCTCCTCAGACATCGTGTGCGACCTGCTGGGGGCCAAGGGCAAGGACATCCTGTACATCGGGGACCACATCTTCGGGGACATCCTCAAGTCCAAGAAGCGGCAGGGCTGGAGGACCTTCCTGGTGATCCCAGAGCTGGCCCAGGAGCTGCACGTGTGGACTGACAAGAGct ccttaTTCGAGGAATTGCAAAGCCTGGACATTTTCTTGGCAGAGCTGTACAA gcatctggacagcagcagcaacgaGAGGCCGGACATCAGTGCGATTCAGAGACGCGTTAAG AAAGTGACGCACGACATGGACATGTGCTACGGCATGATGGGAAGCCTGTTCCGCAGCGGCTCGCGCCAGACGCTCTTCGCCTCGCAGGTGATGCGCTACGCGGACCTGTACGCCGCGTCCTTCATCAACCTGCTGTACTACCCCTTCAGCTACCTGTTCCGTGCCGCGCACGTGCTG ATGCCCCACGAGTCGACGGTGGAGCACGCGCACGTGGACATCATCGACACCGAGTCGCCCTTGGCGACGCGGAACCGCCACGCGATGGACTGCAAGGACTTCGACTGCAAGCGCAACCAGCTGACCCGCTCGGTCAGCGAGATAAAACCGCCCAACCTGTTCCCCCAGACCCCGCAGGAGATCACGCACTGCCACGACGAGGACgacgacgaggaggaggaggaggaggaggaggaggaggagtag